In Arthrobacter sp. StoSoilB5, one genomic interval encodes:
- a CDS encoding phosphoglycerate dehydrogenase, protein MAVRILITTDYLRPGDAVDHLLREHGLDPVYAPAQGPRSVMERNSLFEGISGAILASEPVTSDMLAGADCLQVIARSGVGYDSIDVKAASALGIRVCNAPGTNHHSVAELTIGLIITAARRLLEVTTAVREGRWPRDAGRELRGSTLGIIGYGPSGRATANLGIALGMTVLVSTSHPDPDNTAVRFTDLDTVIGSADYLSLHTRAGHSTGQLIDAPRLQAMKPTAVLINTSRGSLVDEEALAKAVCNGSIAGAALDVLDNEPLPADSPLHRLENVYITSHLAGQTVQARTRAGLAAAHAVIDVLENREPAHPVDR, encoded by the coding sequence ATGGCCGTCCGCATCTTGATCACCACTGACTACCTCCGCCCGGGAGACGCCGTCGACCATCTCCTGCGCGAGCACGGACTCGACCCGGTCTACGCACCAGCCCAAGGACCCAGGTCCGTTATGGAACGCAACTCGTTGTTCGAGGGCATCTCCGGAGCCATCCTCGCCAGCGAACCCGTCACCTCAGACATGCTCGCCGGCGCGGACTGCCTGCAAGTCATTGCCCGCAGTGGCGTGGGGTATGACTCCATCGACGTCAAGGCCGCCTCCGCCCTCGGCATCAGGGTCTGCAACGCGCCCGGAACAAACCACCATTCAGTCGCTGAACTAACCATCGGGCTGATCATCACGGCCGCCCGCCGTCTCCTGGAAGTCACCACCGCAGTCCGTGAAGGCCGCTGGCCACGCGATGCAGGCCGCGAGCTGCGCGGCTCAACCCTGGGCATCATCGGCTACGGCCCCAGCGGACGCGCCACGGCAAACCTCGGCATCGCCCTGGGCATGACCGTCCTGGTCAGCACCAGCCACCCCGATCCCGACAACACCGCCGTCCGGTTCACCGACCTCGACACCGTCATCGGCAGCGCCGACTACCTCTCCCTTCACACCCGGGCAGGCCACAGCACAGGTCAACTCATCGACGCACCCCGGCTGCAAGCGATGAAACCCACCGCCGTCCTGATCAACACCTCCCGCGGCTCACTCGTGGACGAAGAGGCCCTGGCCAAGGCAGTCTGCAATGGCAGCATAGCCGGCGCCGCCTTGGACGTTCTCGACAATGAACCCCTCCCGGCCGACAGCCCCCTCCACCGCCTGGAGAACGTGTACATCACCTCCCACCTCGCCGGACAAACAGTCCAGGCCCGGACGCGGGCGGGTCTTGCCGCAGCTCACGCCGTGATCGACGTCCTCGAAAACCGTGAACCGGCTCACCCGGTCGACCGCTAA
- a CDS encoding tartrate dehydrogenase, translated as MSKSHRIAVIPGDGIGTEVVPEGLRVLDAAASAFDLNLTYEHFDYASADYYTRHGKMLPEGWFEDLNQFDSIFFGAVGWPDVVPDHVSLWGSLLQFRRHFDQYVSLRPVRLLPGVPSPLAGRVPGDVDFYVVRENTEGEYSSIGGKMFEGTDRETVIQETVMTRTGVDRILKYAFDLAQSRPKKHLTSATKSNGISITMPYWDERVQEMAAMFSDVKVDKYHIDILAANFVMHPDWFDVVVASNLFGDILSDLGPACTGTIGIAPSGNINPERKFPSLFEPVHGSAPDIAGKGIANPIGQIWCAAMMLDHLGEPDAAAAITTAMETILASGTDALTPDMGGNASTEQLGKAVASVLSAP; from the coding sequence ATGTCGAAATCCCACCGCATCGCAGTCATTCCCGGCGACGGAATCGGCACCGAAGTCGTGCCCGAAGGGCTCCGCGTCCTGGACGCTGCAGCCTCAGCTTTCGATCTGAACCTGACATACGAGCACTTCGACTACGCCTCAGCTGACTACTACACCCGCCACGGGAAAATGCTGCCAGAGGGATGGTTTGAAGACCTGAACCAGTTCGATTCCATCTTCTTCGGTGCCGTCGGCTGGCCCGACGTTGTCCCTGACCATGTTTCGCTCTGGGGCAGCCTCCTGCAGTTCCGGCGACACTTTGACCAGTACGTCAGCCTGCGCCCGGTCAGGCTTCTGCCCGGCGTGCCCAGCCCCTTGGCCGGCAGGGTCCCCGGTGACGTCGACTTCTATGTGGTGCGCGAAAACACCGAGGGTGAATATTCCAGCATCGGCGGGAAGATGTTCGAGGGAACAGACCGCGAAACGGTCATCCAGGAAACCGTCATGACCCGCACCGGCGTGGACCGGATCCTGAAGTACGCCTTTGATCTGGCCCAGAGCCGGCCCAAAAAGCACCTGACTTCTGCTACTAAGAGCAACGGCATCTCCATCACCATGCCCTACTGGGATGAACGCGTCCAGGAAATGGCCGCGATGTTCAGCGACGTGAAGGTCGATAAGTACCACATCGACATTCTGGCCGCTAACTTCGTCATGCACCCGGACTGGTTCGACGTCGTCGTTGCCAGCAACCTGTTCGGCGACATCCTCTCCGACCTCGGACCTGCCTGCACTGGGACCATCGGCATCGCCCCCAGCGGCAACATCAATCCCGAGCGCAAATTCCCCAGCCTGTTCGAACCCGTCCACGGCTCCGCCCCGGACATCGCGGGCAAGGGCATCGCCAATCCCATCGGGCAGATCTGGTGCGCCGCGATGATGCTCGACCACCTGGGAGAACCAGACGCCGCGGCCGCCATCACCACCGCCATGGAAACCATCCTCGCCAGCGGAACAGACGCTCTCACCCCCGACATGGGCGGTAATGCCAGCACCGAACAGTTGGGCAAAGCCGTGGCCTCAGTCTTGAGCGCACCATGA
- a CDS encoding DUF4177 domain-containing protein has product MQQYVVLQVILKEKLLGTGSGNLTSLEKAINDQAAKGYRLHTITTSSSGSKGLGGGDRIQATMVFERLG; this is encoded by the coding sequence ATGCAGCAGTACGTCGTCCTGCAAGTGATCCTCAAGGAGAAACTGTTGGGAACCGGTTCGGGCAATCTGACCTCTCTGGAGAAGGCCATCAACGATCAGGCCGCGAAGGGCTACCGGCTCCACACCATAACCACGTCGAGCAGCGGGAGCAAGGGGCTCGGCGGCGGGGACCGGATCCAGGCAACGATGGTGTTCGAGCGCCTCGGATAA
- a CDS encoding HAD family hydrolase yields the protein MSTPANPSSKKHGVLFDVDGTLIDSSYFHAFAWWQAFRREGLDIQISDIHRCVGMGGDKLVQHLVPDCPEDMQEELKSAHGAVFSTFWPSLRAFDSARDLLAACSDSGLAVGLASSAQERDLDVSRRLLDAGGSIDAWTSSNDANESKPAPDILLACLKKLELEPADVVFVGDAVWDVKAAGAIGVPAIALTCGGISEAELRDAGAAEVYDNPRHLLENLESSAIGRLTAGTLRA from the coding sequence ATGTCTACTCCGGCGAACCCCAGCTCCAAGAAACATGGTGTCCTCTTTGACGTCGATGGGACGTTGATCGACTCCAGCTACTTCCATGCCTTCGCCTGGTGGCAGGCGTTCAGGAGGGAGGGCTTGGATATCCAGATATCCGACATTCATCGCTGCGTAGGAATGGGTGGCGACAAGCTGGTTCAACATCTGGTTCCGGACTGCCCGGAAGACATGCAAGAGGAACTGAAATCCGCTCACGGGGCTGTGTTTTCGACGTTCTGGCCGTCACTGCGCGCCTTCGATTCCGCGCGCGACCTACTTGCGGCTTGCTCCGACTCCGGACTGGCGGTTGGGCTGGCATCGTCAGCCCAAGAGCGCGACCTTGATGTCAGCAGGCGGCTCCTCGACGCCGGAGGGTCCATCGACGCGTGGACCAGCTCGAATGACGCGAACGAAAGCAAGCCCGCCCCGGATATCCTCCTGGCGTGCTTGAAGAAGCTGGAACTCGAGCCAGCGGACGTCGTGTTTGTTGGCGATGCGGTCTGGGACGTAAAGGCTGCTGGAGCAATTGGCGTTCCCGCTATAGCCCTGACCTGCGGTGGCATCAGCGAGGCAGAACTCCGCGACGCAGGCGCCGCAGAGGTCTACGACAATCCGCGGCACCTGCTGGAGAATCTGGAAAGCAGCGCCATTGGACGGCTGACGGCGGGGACACTCCGCGCTTAG
- a CDS encoding NAD(P)-binding domain-containing protein — protein sequence MTTIGIIGAGHIGSQVARKAVELGYDVVISNSRGPETLAELVTELGPRARAATAAEAAAAGDFAVVTVPLKNYQDIPAEPLEGKIVIDTNNYYWERDGRIPALDNGEATTSGLLQKHLPTSKVAKGFNHIFAKDITTDGTPAGTPNRRALATASDFPEAAELVTRLYDEFGFDTVNIGPLEDSWRVERDRPAYVIRQTAIELRDNLAKATRTI from the coding sequence ATGACAACAATCGGAATCATCGGTGCAGGACACATTGGCAGCCAAGTGGCACGTAAGGCAGTGGAACTTGGCTACGACGTCGTGATCAGCAATTCACGGGGGCCGGAGACCCTCGCGGAACTGGTCACAGAACTCGGGCCGCGGGCCCGGGCCGCGACGGCAGCCGAGGCAGCAGCGGCGGGTGATTTCGCCGTCGTGACCGTTCCCCTGAAGAACTACCAGGACATCCCGGCAGAGCCGCTCGAAGGCAAGATCGTCATCGACACCAACAACTATTACTGGGAGCGCGATGGTCGCATTCCCGCGCTCGATAACGGCGAGGCCACCACCTCGGGCCTGCTCCAGAAACACCTGCCCACATCCAAGGTAGCCAAGGGCTTCAACCACATCTTCGCAAAAGACATCACTACCGATGGCACACCGGCCGGCACGCCCAACCGCCGCGCACTGGCAACAGCCAGCGACTTCCCGGAGGCCGCTGAGCTCGTGACCAGGCTGTACGACGAGTTCGGTTTCGATACCGTCAACATCGGGCCACTTGAGGACAGCTGGCGGGTTGAGCGCGACCGTCCCGCCTACGTTATCCGGCAGACCGCCATCGAACTCCGTGACAACCTTGCCAAGGCGACGCGCACCATCTAA
- a CDS encoding VOC family protein has product MSTHKEKWPAGTPTWVDLGVDDLPAAKSFYTELFGWNYLSGDEEAGGYLLAQLDGHAVAGLGPKQDPNMPTVWTTYLASDNVDTTAKEVAAAGGQLIAPPFDVMDSGRMAIAADSVGAVFGIWEAGSHIGAERVNEHGALCWNELHTRDYEVARSFYADVFGFSYHDVDQDGFIYSTLKRPSDGREVGGIHHDTEIAEGVPNHWLAWFASDNVDRTAATALELGSSALMPLTDSPMGRMAILQAPQGEIFGIIGTPRTKD; this is encoded by the coding sequence ATGTCTACCCACAAAGAGAAATGGCCTGCAGGAACACCCACATGGGTGGATCTGGGCGTCGATGATCTCCCTGCCGCGAAGTCCTTCTACACGGAGCTGTTTGGCTGGAACTACCTCTCCGGCGACGAGGAGGCCGGGGGCTACCTGCTGGCCCAACTCGACGGACATGCAGTTGCGGGACTTGGCCCCAAACAGGATCCCAACATGCCGACCGTCTGGACCACCTATCTTGCCTCGGACAACGTAGACACCACGGCCAAAGAGGTAGCAGCGGCTGGCGGCCAACTCATTGCTCCCCCCTTTGATGTGATGGATTCCGGGCGAATGGCAATTGCTGCGGACAGTGTCGGCGCGGTCTTTGGCATCTGGGAGGCGGGAAGCCATATCGGAGCGGAGCGCGTCAATGAACACGGTGCATTGTGCTGGAACGAACTCCACACCCGCGATTACGAGGTGGCCCGGTCCTTCTATGCGGATGTCTTTGGCTTCAGCTACCACGACGTCGATCAGGATGGGTTCATTTACTCAACCCTCAAGCGGCCTTCCGATGGCCGCGAAGTGGGCGGCATTCATCACGACACCGAAATTGCCGAGGGCGTCCCGAACCACTGGTTGGCCTGGTTTGCCAGCGACAACGTAGATCGAACTGCCGCAACGGCCTTGGAACTCGGCTCTTCGGCGTTGATGCCTCTCACGGACAGCCCGATGGGAAGGATGGCAATCCTGCAGGCACCGCAGGGGGAAATCTTCGGCATCATCGGCACGCCCCGGACCAAGGACTGA
- a CDS encoding PaaX family transcriptional regulator C-terminal domain-containing protein has product MMNMTGASPRRGNEDPSMFAVPAPPVRHQQLLVTIFGLYGRNAGDALPVSALVSMLGTLGYDAPGVRSSVSRLKAKGVLKSVREGGIAKYKISESVSDVFREGDRRIFAPEQPAPVDTWVLAVFSVPESMRNRRHQLRSALSSLGFGSVASGVWIAPAHKLEQARERLTAGGLIEFVDLFRSDYVFDGPMRPKISEWWDLKELDEQFTEFLEIYRGAEQQWIGLVGDDPEAALADSTAEVRRDAFRYYIPMLTLWRKFPYRDPNLPADYLPPEWHGPAVRRTFQAVHRLAAPLAAAHAHEVISEALDPVLT; this is encoded by the coding sequence ATGATGAACATGACTGGCGCCTCACCCAGGCGCGGAAATGAGGATCCTTCAATGTTCGCCGTCCCGGCACCCCCGGTGCGCCATCAGCAACTCCTGGTTACCATCTTCGGTCTCTACGGCAGGAACGCTGGGGATGCGTTGCCGGTCTCCGCGCTGGTTTCGATGCTCGGTACCCTCGGCTATGACGCGCCAGGTGTGAGGTCGTCGGTTTCCAGGCTTAAGGCCAAGGGTGTCCTGAAGAGCGTCCGCGAAGGCGGCATTGCCAAGTACAAGATCTCTGAATCGGTGAGCGACGTCTTCCGGGAAGGTGATCGGAGGATCTTCGCCCCGGAGCAGCCAGCGCCCGTGGATACGTGGGTGCTCGCCGTGTTCTCCGTCCCAGAGTCGATGCGGAACCGCCGTCACCAGCTGAGGTCCGCTTTATCCAGCCTGGGATTTGGATCGGTGGCGTCCGGTGTGTGGATCGCGCCGGCCCACAAACTGGAGCAAGCCCGGGAACGCCTCACAGCGGGCGGGCTCATCGAATTCGTAGATCTCTTCCGCAGCGACTACGTTTTCGATGGCCCCATGCGGCCCAAGATCTCCGAGTGGTGGGATCTCAAGGAACTCGATGAACAATTCACGGAGTTCCTTGAGATCTACCGGGGCGCCGAGCAGCAGTGGATTGGCCTGGTGGGCGATGACCCTGAGGCTGCCTTGGCTGATTCCACTGCAGAGGTGCGCCGCGATGCTTTCCGTTACTACATCCCGATGCTCACCTTGTGGCGAAAGTTTCCCTACCGCGACCCAAACCTGCCGGCGGACTACCTTCCGCCCGAATGGCACGGACCGGCAGTCCGCCGGACTTTCCAGGCAGTGCACCGCCTCGCGGCGCCCCTCGCTGCGGCGCACGCCCATGAGGTCATCAGCGAAGCCTTGGACCCTGTCCTTACCTAG
- a CDS encoding thioesterase family protein, with translation MDAFPEASVERTVEWVDTDASGHQHNSAILRWVEAAEAELFRSLELPDYFPNAPRVQQVINYKAKLWFGQRVTATVKIHALGRTSLTMAFEVRGHPLEDAVHGTSDGVTHQGAPSDGSDVAAFGTVTTVHVPNGTTAAQPWPEHFVRAVRFAG, from the coding sequence ATGGACGCGTTTCCTGAAGCGAGCGTTGAGCGGACGGTCGAGTGGGTGGACACCGATGCCTCCGGCCACCAACACAATTCGGCCATCCTCCGATGGGTGGAAGCCGCCGAGGCAGAACTCTTCCGCTCCCTGGAGCTGCCCGACTACTTCCCCAACGCTCCGCGCGTCCAGCAGGTGATCAATTACAAGGCGAAGCTGTGGTTCGGCCAGCGCGTCACCGCTACGGTGAAAATCCACGCACTCGGCCGAACCTCGCTGACCATGGCCTTCGAGGTCAGGGGCCACCCGCTTGAAGATGCTGTCCATGGAACGTCCGACGGCGTCACCCACCAAGGTGCCCCGTCGGACGGCAGCGATGTGGCCGCCTTCGGGACGGTCACCACGGTCCACGTCCCCAATGGCACCACCGCCGCGCAGCCCTGGCCGGAGCATTTCGTCCGGGCTGTGCGGTTTGCTGGCTAG
- a CDS encoding MFS transporter, translating into MATSTVNDWKVPTRTTGLVLICCWLAILAEGYDVGVLGAVLPALAEYKEWSLSPLALGGLGSYALIGMLIGALFIGTLSDLVGRKKMLLASMVIFTLTQAGAAWAPTPELFGLFRLIGGLGMGGVIPVAAALTIEYSAPNKRSYNYGLMYSGYSLGIVAAALAAMFVLPVGGWRAVIAIGAAPIVLLPIIWKFLPESLEYLESKGRKEEATTLAAKLEIADYQPVAVVAQAGSHSADPWWKTITTMFSLKYLRSTVFFWISLFCGLVLVYGLNTWLPSIMKKAGYDLGSSLTFLLVFSLASAIGGLLLGRAADKYGKKLILVVFYILGGLGIMLLVFPNTMVVNLLFVAFAGVGSISTSLVLTGYIADYYPAKVRGTATGWALSFARLGAISGPLIGGWIAGSKLPFEANFAIFAGIALVAAAAVAMIPKPQSEATVIPSKAAAGSTDPDDETAAVGTR; encoded by the coding sequence GTGGCCACCTCAACCGTGAACGACTGGAAAGTGCCCACCCGGACTACCGGCTTGGTGTTGATTTGTTGCTGGCTCGCAATCCTCGCTGAGGGTTACGACGTCGGCGTCCTGGGAGCCGTGCTTCCTGCCCTTGCCGAGTACAAGGAATGGAGCCTGAGCCCGCTGGCCCTTGGTGGTCTGGGATCATATGCCTTGATCGGCATGCTTATTGGAGCCCTGTTCATCGGAACGCTCAGCGACCTTGTGGGCCGCAAGAAGATGCTGCTGGCGTCCATGGTGATCTTCACCCTCACCCAGGCCGGTGCAGCGTGGGCTCCTACACCTGAGCTGTTCGGACTCTTCCGGCTCATCGGCGGACTGGGCATGGGTGGCGTCATCCCTGTTGCCGCGGCCTTGACCATCGAGTACTCAGCTCCAAACAAGCGTTCCTACAACTATGGCCTCATGTATTCCGGCTACTCGCTGGGCATCGTTGCGGCCGCGCTTGCTGCGATGTTTGTGCTGCCGGTTGGCGGGTGGCGTGCCGTGATCGCTATTGGTGCCGCGCCCATTGTCCTGCTGCCGATCATTTGGAAGTTCCTCCCGGAATCGTTGGAGTACCTCGAGTCCAAGGGGCGTAAAGAGGAAGCCACTACCCTGGCTGCAAAGTTGGAGATCGCCGATTACCAGCCGGTTGCGGTGGTGGCACAGGCCGGTTCGCACAGCGCCGATCCGTGGTGGAAGACCATCACCACGATGTTCTCCCTGAAGTACCTCCGCTCCACCGTCTTCTTCTGGATCTCGCTGTTCTGCGGCCTGGTGCTCGTTTATGGGCTCAACACCTGGCTGCCGAGCATCATGAAGAAGGCCGGCTACGATCTCGGCTCTTCCCTGACGTTCCTGTTGGTCTTCAGCCTGGCTTCGGCTATCGGCGGCCTGCTCCTGGGCCGTGCGGCGGACAAGTACGGCAAGAAGCTCATCCTGGTGGTGTTCTACATTCTGGGTGGCTTAGGCATCATGCTGCTCGTCTTCCCCAACACCATGGTGGTCAACCTGCTGTTCGTGGCCTTTGCGGGGGTTGGGTCCATCTCCACTTCCCTGGTCCTCACCGGCTACATCGCTGACTACTACCCGGCGAAGGTTCGCGGTACCGCCACGGGTTGGGCTCTCAGCTTCGCCCGCTTGGGTGCCATCTCCGGACCTTTGATCGGCGGCTGGATTGCAGGTTCCAAGCTGCCCTTTGAGGCCAACTTCGCGATCTTCGCCGGCATCGCATTGGTGGCCGCAGCCGCCGTCGCAATGATTCCGAAGCCGCAATCAGAGGCGACGGTTATTCCGTCCAAGGCTGCAGCTGGAAGCACGGACCCGGACGACGAGACCGCCGCAGTCGGCACCCGCTAG
- a CDS encoding bifunctional salicylyl-CoA 5-hydroxylase/oxidoreductase: protein MKIAIVGGGPGGLYFAALMKQLDPSHDITLWERNAASDTFGFGVVFSDETLGGIGNADPVVAEYMSRRFARWSDIDIHFRDQMITVGGQGFAAMSRKELLELLQRRCIELGVDVRFSTMAPPVEELEAGYDLVLAADGVNSQIRAKYADAFGPDLDPRTNKFMWLGTDQVFEAFKFFVKETEFGVMQIHGYPYSDEGSTFIVEMHQDVWHAAGFDETANEVFPPGVSDEKAIAKIREIFAEELDGYEVLSNNSKWINFTTVRNQSWRKGNVVLLGDAAHTAHFSIGSGTKLAMEDSLALAACLHEHPDVDSALAAYEAERRPVVASTQRAAQASLEWFERIGQYKDQDPTQFAFNLLTRSRRITQENLRLRDPEFADAVDRNFAASQGLDQVAPAMFQPFRIGELELKNRIIVSPMDMYSATDGIPGDFHKVHLGSKALGGAGLVMTEMVCVSETGRITPGCSGLYTDEQRDSWKEIVDFVHGRSTAKIGAQLGHSGRKGSTKLMWEGIDQPLNTGNWGTVGPSALPYGPENQTPAELDRAGMDAIRDEFVAATLRAEQAGFDLLEIHAAHGYLLSSFLSPVSNQRTDEYGGSLENRLRFPLEVFDAVRAAWPAHKPVTVRISATDWIEGGNTSDDSIEIAKAFVEHGAAGLDVSTGQVAKEEKPAFGRSYQTPFADRIRQEVAAPAGVAVIAVGAISSYDDVNSILLAGRADLIALGRTHLYDPQWTLHAAAEQEYHGPGAQWIPQFRAGRRKPPSSRTDAVRPRLSLLKEPDTEELNTHLRWTPASAAASVLVK, encoded by the coding sequence ATGAAGATTGCAATTGTTGGAGGCGGCCCGGGCGGCCTGTACTTCGCAGCATTGATGAAGCAGCTGGACCCCTCCCACGACATCACCCTCTGGGAACGTAACGCTGCAAGCGATACCTTTGGCTTCGGCGTCGTGTTTTCCGATGAGACCCTCGGCGGGATCGGCAACGCCGATCCGGTGGTCGCGGAGTACATGAGCCGCCGCTTCGCGCGCTGGTCCGATATCGACATCCACTTCCGTGACCAGATGATCACCGTGGGCGGGCAGGGCTTCGCGGCGATGAGCCGGAAGGAACTGTTGGAGCTGCTGCAGCGCCGCTGCATCGAACTCGGCGTCGACGTTCGGTTCTCCACCATGGCCCCGCCTGTTGAGGAACTCGAAGCCGGTTACGATCTCGTGCTGGCCGCGGACGGCGTGAACTCCCAGATCCGCGCCAAGTATGCCGACGCGTTTGGCCCGGACCTGGACCCGCGGACCAACAAGTTCATGTGGCTCGGTACGGACCAGGTATTCGAGGCCTTCAAGTTCTTCGTCAAGGAGACCGAGTTCGGCGTCATGCAGATCCATGGCTACCCGTACTCCGACGAGGGCTCGACGTTCATCGTGGAAATGCACCAGGACGTCTGGCACGCGGCAGGGTTCGACGAAACCGCCAACGAGGTCTTCCCTCCCGGGGTCTCGGACGAGAAAGCGATCGCGAAGATCCGTGAGATTTTCGCCGAGGAACTGGACGGCTACGAGGTCCTGTCCAACAACTCCAAGTGGATCAACTTCACCACGGTGCGGAACCAGAGCTGGCGCAAGGGCAACGTTGTCCTGCTCGGCGACGCCGCCCACACCGCGCACTTCTCCATCGGCTCCGGCACGAAACTGGCCATGGAAGACTCCCTCGCGCTGGCCGCGTGCCTGCACGAACACCCGGACGTTGACTCCGCCCTTGCCGCGTACGAGGCCGAGCGCCGGCCCGTGGTCGCCTCCACCCAGCGCGCCGCGCAGGCCTCGCTGGAATGGTTCGAACGGATCGGCCAGTACAAGGACCAGGACCCCACCCAGTTCGCGTTCAACCTTCTCACCCGCAGCCGCCGCATCACCCAGGAAAACCTGCGCCTTCGCGACCCCGAATTCGCCGACGCCGTGGACCGCAACTTCGCCGCCTCCCAGGGCCTGGACCAGGTAGCCCCGGCAATGTTCCAGCCCTTCCGCATCGGTGAACTGGAGCTGAAGAACCGCATCATCGTCTCGCCGATGGACATGTACTCCGCCACCGACGGCATCCCGGGCGACTTCCACAAGGTCCACCTCGGCTCCAAGGCCCTGGGCGGCGCCGGCCTGGTCATGACCGAAATGGTCTGCGTTTCCGAAACCGGCCGCATCACCCCCGGCTGCAGCGGCCTCTACACCGACGAACAGCGCGATAGCTGGAAGGAAATCGTGGACTTCGTCCACGGCCGCTCCACCGCCAAGATCGGCGCCCAGCTAGGCCACTCCGGCCGCAAGGGCTCCACCAAACTCATGTGGGAAGGCATCGACCAGCCCCTCAACACCGGCAACTGGGGCACCGTTGGCCCGTCCGCGCTGCCGTACGGCCCGGAGAACCAGACCCCGGCCGAACTGGACCGCGCCGGCATGGACGCCATCAGGGACGAGTTCGTCGCCGCGACCCTCCGGGCCGAGCAGGCAGGCTTTGACCTCCTGGAGATCCACGCCGCCCACGGCTACCTGCTCTCCTCCTTCCTCTCGCCCGTTTCCAACCAACGCACCGACGAATACGGTGGCAGCCTGGAAAACCGGCTGCGGTTCCCGCTGGAAGTGTTCGACGCCGTTCGCGCGGCGTGGCCTGCCCACAAGCCCGTGACGGTACGCATCTCCGCGACCGACTGGATCGAAGGCGGCAACACCTCCGACGACTCGATCGAGATCGCCAAGGCGTTTGTGGAGCACGGTGCCGCGGGACTGGATGTTTCCACCGGCCAGGTAGCCAAGGAAGAGAAGCCCGCGTTCGGCCGCAGCTACCAGACTCCGTTCGCGGACCGCATCCGCCAGGAAGTCGCCGCCCCGGCAGGGGTGGCCGTGATCGCCGTCGGCGCCATCTCCAGCTACGACGACGTGAACTCCATTCTGCTCGCAGGCCGCGCCGACCTGATCGCCCTGGGCCGTACCCACCTCTACGACCCCCAGTGGACACTCCACGCCGCAGCGGAGCAGGAATACCACGGCCCCGGTGCCCAGTGGATCCCGCAGTTCCGCGCCGGCCGCCGCAAGCCGCCGAGCTCGCGTACCGACGCAGTCCGTCCCCGCCTGTCCCTGCTCAAGGAACCAGACACCGAGGAACTCAACACCCACCTGCGCTGGACCCCCGCATCCGCAGCAGCGTCGGTACTGGTGAAGTAG